CCCGCAGGCCGCCATCAGTTCATAGCGCACGGCGTCCAGGGCGGTGATCTCACGCCCTGCGAACCAATCGGACGCCAGCAGAAAGGCCAGCGTCCCCGAGCGAACCACCTGGGCCGATTGGGCGGCACCCTGGCGCATCAAGGTGCCGAGCATCTGCTCGCGATAGAGGCGTCCGAATCCCTCCACGGCCAGGACCGCGCCGGCGAGGGACAACACTGGCGCCGCCGCCTCCATACGCAACAGGGACGCTACCTGTTCCGCATTGAAATACAGCACCACACCCGCACAGGAATAGAAGGCCATTTGCATCCCGGCGAGCCGGCAGATGATGGAGACGATCGCCCTCCCCGCGGCATGCATTCGGTACTCAGGAAGGATCCTGGCCGTTACCCAATCCAGTCCCGGCGTCGAGAGCGCAAGCCCCGTTTCCATGGCAGCCAGCGCGGCCATGTAGGTCCCGTAGGCTTCCAGTGGCAGAACCCGGGCAGCCAGCGCGAACGCCAAAAAGGTCAGCAGTGCGGAAGCGACCCGCCCCGCCAGGTAAGCGAGCGCGCTGCGCCGGAGCGCGGCGCCACCGTAAGGATTGCCGGAACCGCTCACTGAGCCACGCCTCCGGCCAGCTGCCGGTATTTTTCGGCGAGGCTTCTCGCGATGACCTCGTAGCTTCTGAGGCCCGGAATTTCGCGCCGACCAGCTTCCCCCATGCGCCGCGCGGCCACAGGATCCCGCAGCAATTGCAGTATGCCGTCGGCGAAACCTGCCGGGGTCAGCGGCACGCAAAGCCCTCCGCCGGTTTCGCCTATCAGGTAGGCCTGGTCGGGAAGGTCGTTGGCGACCACCGGAACGCCCCAGGCCATATATTCGATGACCTTGGTCGGAGACGCCACTTCCAGTGACGGCGTGCGCGCGCAAGGCGACAGTCCGATCTCGGCGTTCCGCAAATAACGGCGCGCCTCCTCTCCCGGCAGCCAGCCCGTGAACAGGACGTGGTCCTGCAAGCCGAGTTGTCCCACCAAACCGTCGAACCAGCGCCTTTCGATCTCCTCCTCGGCATCCCCCACGCAAACCAGCAAGGCTGTGGGGAACTCATCGCGCACTGCGGCCATGGCCTCGATCATCACTTCGGAGCGGCGCGCCCGTTCCAATGCGCCCAGGTAGATAACGACACGGCGCCCCGTGAGGCGCGGATCGTCCGCCGGGGGAATGTCGTCGAGCCGGTCGGGAATCGTCGCCCCCATCGGCACCGGCGTCATGCGCACGGCCGGCAGGCCGTGGCTCGCCAGCAGCGCCCGCATGGCATCACTCTGCA
This portion of the Methylococcus mesophilus genome encodes:
- a CDS encoding glycosyltransferase; its protein translation is MNIRLLYLTREPFPTFRVDVATLFGRYLPRFGVYSDIVAVHEGDGSECAWEAGRAFTRIARGRWGRIRARLMLALDLFRLARADYAAVQVRDRIFGALFGLWAARLRGKPFYYWMSFPFPEYWLERGSPDPAGPVGAGRRLLFRLRGRLSAWLLYGHVLPAADHIFVQSDAMRALLASHGLPAVRMTPVPMGATIPDRLDDIPPADDPRLTGRRVVIYLGALERARRSEVMIEAMAAVRDEFPTALLVCVGDAEEEIERRWFDGLVGQLGLQDHVLFTGWLPGEEARRYLRNAEIGLSPCARTPSLEVASPTKVIEYMAWGVPVVANDLPDQAYLIGETGGGLCVPLTPAGFADGILQLLRDPVAARRMGEAGRREIPGLRSYEVIARSLAEKYRQLAGGVAQ